DNA from Ochotona princeps isolate mOchPri1 chromosome 7, mOchPri1.hap1, whole genome shotgun sequence:
GTCCAAAAGCTGGGTGATCTACACTTAGCTTTTAACACCATATATGAGTTTCAAATCAGAAACAGAAGTTTCCCAGAGCACTGCCCACCAGAGACTGGCTTTGTCAGAGAGATTACTAGTGGAAATAGAGTCTTGGGGTCTGATTTGGAAGTTTCGGCATGTTGAGGTTTAAAAGGGAACTAGAAACCAAGTTTGACTTGGTAGGCTGTTGTGAAGACACAAAATTGATACCATTCAATGCACTTTTGAATACAGAGAACATGGCCCTATCTCCAGAGTCAGTCATTCATATATTCATGTAACATTTGGATGTTTAACACATGGAGAGTGATGGCTGAAAACAAAGCTCTGCTTTTAGTATCACATCTGACTCATCAATGGTTTTAGAGCTCACGCTGAATTTTCAATGTGATGTGATATTAAACACAAAATTATGTTGTCTAAACCAGCCTTCAAGTACTTTTCTGTCCAGCTCATTTTAGAATTTCTGCAAGCTGCTACTATTCCAGTTGatagtacatattttaaaattatcccCATAACCCAGTAGATGTAATAGCTGCTGTGTTGTTTTTTTCACATTGCAAATACATTTTCCACAGATTTACACTTTAAAAAATCTCTTCAGAACATGGATACCTTCCAATAGACATGTACTAAAGATTATGCATTCATATTCTCTAAGAGAAGTGAGACTTGATTCCAAATATGGCAGCTTGTCTTGATTTCCCTTGTTGCTTTTCAGGATGCTTTCTGTGTCTTGTTTATTCCTCCCCTTTCTTTACTTTCATTGAAATCTTTATTTCCTACTAATTACTCTTCAGTTCTAACAAGAAGAATCTTGGGGGTATTTCCTTTGTTCTAGTCATCACTGGTTGAGTGATTACTATCACTGCCTTCACTGACACTGTCACTGTCACTTCTACTGCTGTTGCCATTACCAGGCTTGTTCTGGTTGTCACTGTCATCACTGCTGTCAGAGGTGCTTTCACTGCTGTCTCTAtcactgctgtcactgctgtcactgTCACTGTTGCTGCTGTCACTGTCACTGTCGCTGCTGTCACTATCACTGCTGTCACTATCACTGCTATCACTGTCACTGCTATCACTGTCACGGCTGTCATTGTCACTGCTGTCACTGTCACTGCTGTCACTATCACTGCTATCACTGCTGTCACTGtcactgctgtcactgctgtcactgTCACTGTCACTGCTGTTGCTATCACTGTTGTCACTATTCCTGCTGTCACTAtcactgctgtcactgctgtcactACTGTCTGATTTGCTGTCACTGTCACTGCTATCGCTGCTATCACTGTCACTGTTAtcactgctgtcactgctgtctgATTTGCTGTCACTTTCACTACTGTCACTATTACCATTGTCATTACTCTCCGATTTGCTCTCACTATtgctgctgtcactgctgtcactATCACTGCTGTCACTGCTATCACTGCTGTCACTATCACTGCTGTCACTGTCACTGGCATCACTGCTGTCACTGTCACTGCTATCGCTGCTGTCACTGtcactgctgtcactgctgtctgatttgctgtcactgtcactgctgtcactgctgtcactgtcactgttgtcactgctgtcactgctgtcactgctgtctgATTTGCTGTCACTGTCACTGCTATCACTGTTGTCACTGTCACTGCTGTCACTGTCACTGCTGTCACTACTGTCTGATTTGCTCTCACTgtcactgctgttgctgctgtctgaTTTGCTGTCACTCTCACTGCTATCACTGCTGTCACTATCACTGCTGTCACTATCACTGCTGTCACTGTCACTGTCACTGCTGTCACTACTGTCTGATTTGCTGTCACTGTCACTGCTATCACTGCTGTCACTATCACTGCTGTCACTGTCACTGCTATCACTGCTGTCACTATCACTGCTGTCACTGTCACTGCTATCACTGCTGTCACTATCACTGCTGTCACTGTCACTGCTATCACTGCTGTCACTGTCACTGCTGTCACTACTGTCTGATTTGCTGTCACTGTCACTGtcactgctgtcactgctgtcactgctgtcactgtcactgctgtcactgctgtcactgctgtcactgctgtctgATTTGCTGTCACTGTCACTGCTATCACTGTTGTCACTGTCACTGCTGTCACCGTCACTGCTGTCACCCTCACTGCTGTCACTGtcactgctgtcactgctgtctgATTTGCTCTCAGTGTCACTGGCATCACTGCTGTCTGAGTTACCATTGCTGTTGTCTGagttttcatcatcatcatttccaTTATCACCATTGTCATTACTGTCACTGTCATTGGTTTCAGATGTGCTGTCACTGTCATCATCATCTCTTTCTCCATCAGAGTCACTGCCATTGTCTTTATTTTGTGATTCATCAGAGTTGTTAGAAGTATCTCCTTGGCTACCACTGTCTTTGTCACCTTCTGAATTAGCATCATCACTGCCATTAGACTCATTGCTGCTGTTGGGATCATCTCCTTGCATTGACTCATCATCAAAATCATAACTGTTGCTGTCACTACCTGTTTTGCTGGACACTGTTTGACTTCCAGGTACCAGTTTCTGACCAGCTCCTTGAATGCTGTCAATTTCTCCTTGTTTCTTGACATTCCCTTTACTCGTGATCACTCCATCttgtctttcactttttttttcgtTAGGGAATTTTTCAGCTTCTTTTGTCATATTATTTCTGATGCCACTGCTGGGATTTTTTATTCCTATCCCCTAGAGAACAGTGAAGAAAAGAATGATTAATTACtgaatatttaaagcaaaattacATTGGTCTGAAAAAGGTTTACTAGGAATAGTGACCACTGGAATTGAAGTTCAGCTTCCAGTATTTAACATTCTTTAATAAGAACTTGAAAGTATTCTGGTATTTGGATTCTGAAACAACCCATCCATGTTGAT
Protein-coding regions in this window:
- the DSPP gene encoding dentin sialophosphoprotein, with translation MKIIIYFCIWTIAWAIPVPQTKPLERHTIDKSVNLHLPATPKAPVQDELNTKDTAGKSDAPTPEREGERQQYSKDDHKEGNGSEWPEVGGKSSPTYSILANGEGNTEDLNGTTAYLETHSNDKPHGKEDNSTANGIRGQVGTVDNAGMERERDIYGNTEEDTQNREIGDASHSESATIVPPNGGNNSTHREDEMSGNSLGNEVDTRATVPPKEGQINGNNETEVTPGNGEDAGLANSDGSPSGNGEDEGQGSGEDEGEEAGNGREGSDNSKDQERQGHRKQDDNDNSAGQNSSSPENTDGDNSSKREEDLDWTAAAGGSQRIEHTQKFDHGECTGVKNEVTEASEPSTIGKSQVKGIGIKNPSSGIRNNMTKEAEKFPNEKKSERQDGVITSKGNVKKQGEIDSIQGAGQKLVPGSQTVSSKTGSDSNSYDFDDESMQGDDPNSSNESNGSDDANSEGDKDSGSQGDTSNNSDESQNKDNGSDSDGERDDDDSDSTSETNDSDSNDNGDNGNDDDENSDNSNGNSDSSDASDTESKSDSSDSSDSDSSEGDSSDGDSSDSDNSDSSDSDSKSDSSDSSDSSDSSDSDSSDSSDSSDSDSDSKSDSSDSSDSDSSDSSDSDSSDSDSSDSSDSDSSDSDSSDSSDSDSSDSDSSDSSDSDSKSDSSDSSDSDSDSSDSDSSDSDSSDSSESDSKSDSSNSSDSESKSDSSDSSDSDSSDSDNSDSSDSDSKSDSSDSSDSSDNSDSDSSDSSDSDSKSDSSDSSDSDSSDSSDSDSSDASDSDSSDSDSSDSSDSSDSDSSDSSNSESKSESNDNGNSDSSESDSKSDSSDSSDNSDSDSSDSSDSDSKSDSSDSSDSSDSDSRNSDNSDSNSSDSDSDSSDSSDSDSSDSSDSDSSDSDSSDNDSRDSDSSDSDSSDSDSSDSDSSDSDSDSSNSDSDSSDSSDRDSSESTSDSSDDSDNQNKPGNGNSSRSDSDSVSEGSDSNHSTSDD